The genome window ATGACTGTAGATTAAACAACCTGAGGCCTCAAGTCTTGTATTCACAAGAACCTCCCTCCACACAGGTTGCCATTGATGTAGTAATGGGTTAAGAGAAATGAGAGGGGAAGGGAAATCAATGCTTttgtgagaggaagaaagggaaAGCTTTCACAGGTATATATATCATTAAGCAATTGAAAAAGCTAATTAGAGTTGTGGGATGAGATGTGCAGATCTTGTGGCTAACTATTTCCATGGCAACCACAGCTCATGTGTAGATGATCCGAGGTGCAAATataactggctctaaccagaaagACTGTTTTTACAAATAGAGTAGGAGAGCTCCCTAGTGGTAGTCAATGGAAATGGCACCTGTTAACATTTAGAATACAAACATTGGGgaatgttgcagatagaaatgtttTTAATAGAGCTGGAATGATGTGGCGGCAGGATGGGCATTcggccagtaacctaaaggtcgctggtttgattCCCCGAGCCAGtggaaaatctgtcgatgtgtccTTAAGCTAGGCATGCCCAATTGcacctgtaagtcgctctggataagagcgtctgttaaacgacttaaatgttatgatacattattCTACATGTCAGGATGTTGTGAATATGTAGATTAGAACAAACTGGCCTGTCTGAACATTACACGATGTTGTGTCCTGCTGCACACGCACTTGTTGAGTGCTGCAAACCAAGAGGACACTGTTGAGttgagaaaaatatttttttataaacacTATAGCGCTGTGCATTCCTTAAAACATCTCAAAGACAGAACAAAGCACTACACAAAACGTGTGTTCTAAGAGTTCGGCACTGTGAATAGAAACATTGTTATTTATTGACTCATTCAAAGCCTCATTTGTCACATCAGCCATGTTGGCTGTCATAAACCTCCTGTGAAGTCCTTGTCAAACACCACTAACATCCAAATGACAGATGGTCCTTCTCCAAATGTACGAGACACGCATCAAGATTGTGAGGTCTAGAGTTCATTTACAGAGACAAAGGACTGTGGGAAAGCGCTTTCTCATAGGAATCATACAAAAATAAGtcccatgtaaaaaaaaataatgttttaataATAACTACACTTTGTCCATGACAGCCAACAGAGGCTCATCATAAAACTCTCCTTCTTACATGTGTCTCTTGGGGTCAATCTTCTCCAGGTGAACCAGGGGCTTGAGCTGCTCAGCGAAGCTGCGCATGTCCTCTGACATGGTATCCTGGCCCGCAGGGGCCAATACACTGAGCTCCACCAGGTATGAGAGTGACAGCGGCTCAGTGTTCTCTGTATTCCCGGGGACCAGGATGCGAGACAGTTTACTCACTACCACTTTGAGCACACCTTTGCGGAAAATGTGGCCCTTAGCTATGAACTCGTGGTCCATGCGGAAGCCCATTTCATTGAGAAAGTCGGGCAGGCTGTGCGAGGCGGCCACATCCACACAGTTGCGAACCAGCACGTGGCGGGACTTATCACCCACCTCCGGCTGGCCCAGGTAGCGCAGGTGCCAGGGCACtgtggggtgggagagggagcGGCGGGCTCGCAACAGGAACGGGTTGCCCTGCTGGCCCTTCAGGAGGTAGACCAGCTCATGGTCGGCAAATGTCTCGGGTTCCATGTTGTCACAAAGGCCCCGGAGGCGGTGCAATAGGATTTCGAGGGCCTGGTCCAAGACGCTGCCTGAGTGTGGTGACATGACAGCACGGTGTAAGCAATGTTATATTATCAAGTGTAGCTTGAATCAGTGCAACTTGCCATTTGGACTTTTTAAGAGTGAATTGAAATGCAAATTCAAAAATGTAAAAGGCCTCATTGAAAATAGACAGCAATTTTCAATTATTGAATCGCAACTAACTGATACAGAGGTGACCAA of Oncorhynchus gorbuscha isolate QuinsamMale2020 ecotype Even-year linkage group LG15, OgorEven_v1.0, whole genome shotgun sequence contains these proteins:
- the LOC123997573 gene encoding mediator of RNA polymerase II transcription subunit 18-like, producing MEAPPVSVLPITGGTINMMEYLLQGSVLDQALEILLHRLRGLCDNMEPETFADHELVYLLKGQQGNPFLLRARRSLSHPTVPWHLRYLGQPEVGDKSRHVLVRNCVDVAASHSLPDFLNEMGFRMDHEFIAKGHIFRKGVLKVVVSKLSRILVPGNTENTEPLSLSYLVELSVLAPAGQDTMSEDMRSFAEQLKPLVHLEKIDPKRHM